In the genome of Acyrthosiphon pisum isolate AL4f unplaced genomic scaffold, pea_aphid_22Mar2018_4r6ur Scaffold_2647;HRSCAF=3174, whole genome shotgun sequence, the window aatatctaaaattatcaaactgaaattaataattatttactcataTAGGTGAAATGTGTCAGCGCAAATGGAGGACACATACCAcaacgtataaaaatattaaagaaaaaaactcaaaaactgGTCGTGGACGAGATTCATGggaatattttgatgaaatggAGTCTATTTTTTCTAAGGATCCTAGTTATACTCCATTAGCCACTATATCTTGTGGCGTTAAGTCCGTAGAACGCCACATTGACTCTTCATTGTATGCAACAGCTACTGGAGCAAGCACAAACATAATGCCACCAAAATCACCTGATGAACCATTAGCtaaaaaaca includes:
- the LOC100571432 gene encoding uncharacterized protein LOC100571432 produces the protein MSTYVEFEKKFDDSKSTKIQIWNDISAELNKFGFSVTGEMCQRKWRTHTTTYKNIKEKNSKTGRGRDSWEYFDEMESIFSKDPSYTPLATISCGVKSVERHIDSSLYATATGASTNIMPPKSPDEPLAKKQKTNKKKVVSDHLEKIASHMADFNEIFRNLVQSESEKNALLKQLLDK